The following proteins come from a genomic window of Falco cherrug isolate bFalChe1 chromosome Z, bFalChe1.pri, whole genome shotgun sequence:
- the GLRX gene encoding glutaredoxin-1, translated as MDRFVNSKLKDNSVTLFTKAGCPYCRNAIEMLKKYNIAPGGLQEFDITGLTDVQDYLQKITGQRNGPHVFLGRHCLGGLSDLQNMECQLPTALQQMGILM; from the exons ATGGATAGGTTTGTGAACAGCAAACTCAAGGATAACAGTGTGACTCTGTTCACCAAGGCAGGCTGCCCTTACTGCAGAAATGCCATTGAGATGTTGAAGAAATACAACATCGCTCCTGGAGGCCTGCAAGAGTTTGATATCACTGGGTTGACAGATGTCCAGGACTACTTGCAGAAAATAACGGGACAAAGAAAC GGCCCTCACGTGTTCCTCGGGAGACACTGCCTCGGAGGGCTGAGCGACCTGCAGAACATGGAGTGCCAGCTCCCCACCGCGCTGCAGCAGATGGGCATCCTGATGTAG